Proteins from a genomic interval of Haemorhous mexicanus isolate bHaeMex1 chromosome Z, bHaeMex1.pri, whole genome shotgun sequence:
- the LOC132322489 gene encoding serine/threonine-protein kinase PAK 3-like — translation MALKTNGKPGSGPMTMQIQNGPILDLKAAINGGSLVGSRRNLRVDEVSASRTLSISVFTQEALSGADLSSAAQAMEGVCAAAFTAFSVAYSGYFFTHLARHITHAWRESGLWVSGKGASGVGSIRPLWSKLAQNQPRSLLWLRVFLEKRPKGRKMPTKLHLLPLQGLSIQHQAEGQRQHLLWLPLYLRERVKRRKSSTSCVLAPARAAAEGSEGASSPQAGKSSRSSSCIWSTTSSSGSRERLGEGTEDECLATLKMLVSQGDPEAEYTELETIGKGGFGTVCMAVETATGEEVAIKKISLAQESGSELCLNEIQVMRGNKHANLVNYLDSYLVDEELWLVMEYMDGGSLHDVIRETRMAEGEIAAVSRECLQGLDFLHSKQVIHRDIKSHNILLGLDGSVKLADFGLAAQLTAEQSKRRSAVGTTYWMAPEIFTRKLYGPKVDIWSFGIVGIEMVEGAPPYRMKTSRTVQQLISSGGRPKLQKPRQQSAWLRDFLHCCLEREEDRRWSAQELLQHPFVTSAKPTSDLTPLIVATQQFMADRRY, via the exons ATGGCGTTAAAGACCAATGGGAAGCCTGGAAGTGGACCAATGACCATGCAGATCCAAAATGGACCAATCCTGGACTTGAAGGCAGCTATAAATGGGGGTAGTTTGGTTGGTTCAAG GCGGAACCTGCGCGTCGACGAGGTCTCTGCCAGCAGGACGCtgagtatttctgttttcaccCAAGAGGCGTTGTCTGGTGCAGActtgagcagtgctgctcaagCCATGGAGGGagtgtgtgctgcagctttCACGGCGTTCTCCGTGGCTTATTCTGGGTACTTTTTCACCCACCTGGCAC GTCACATCACCCACGCCTGGAGAGAATCTGGTCTTTGGGTGAGTGGCAAAGGAGCCTCTGGCGTTGGTAGCATTAGACCATTGTGGAGCAAGCT AGCCCAAAACCAACCTCGGAGCCTCCTGTGGCTGCGTGTCTTCCTGGAGAAGAGGCCAAAGGGGAGGAAGATGCCCACCAAACTGcacctgctgccactgcagggcCTGAGCATCCAGCATCA agcagaagggcagcgtcagcacctgctctggctgccGCTGTACCTGAGGGAGAGggtgaagaggaggaag AGCTCCACCTcctgtgtcctggcacctgcacgAGCTGCAGCGGAAGGCTCTGAAGGAGCCTCCAGTCCCCAGGCTGGCAAGTCAAGCAGGAGCAGCTCGTGCATCTGGAGCACGaccagctcctctggcagcagagagcggctgggagaggggacagaggacgAGTGCCTGGCCACGCTGA AGATGCTGGTGAGCCAGGGAGATCCTGAGGCTGAATACACAGAACTGGAAACAATTGGCAAAGG gggTTTTGGCACGGTGTGCATGGCAGTGGAGACTGCCACAGGAGAAGAG gtggccataaagaaaattagtCTCGCGCAAGAGAGCGGCAGCGAGCTGTGCCTGAATGAAATCCAGGTGATGCGTGGCAATAAGCATGCCAACCTTGTGAACTATCTAGACAG CTACCTGGTGGACGAGGAACTCTGGCTCGTGATGGAATACATGGATGGAGGCTCCTTACACGATGTCATCAGGGAGACTCGTATGGCAGAAGGAGAAATAGCAGCTGTCTCTCGGGAG tgcctgcaagGCCTGGATTTCCTTCACTCCAAGCAAGTGATCCACCGAGACATCAAAAGCCACAACATTCTCCTGGGTCTGGACGGATCTGTCAAGTTGG ctgattttggcctcgCTGCTCAGCTCACCGCTGAGCAGAGCAAACGGAGATCAGCTGTTGGGACCACTTACTGGATGGCGCCAGAAATCTTCACCAGGAAGCTCTatggccccaaagtggacatcTGGTCCTTTGGCATTGTGGGCATCGAGATGGTGGAAGGAGCGCCTCCTTACCGGATGAAAACCTCCCGCACG GTTCAACAGCTGATCAGCAGCGGGGGCaggccaaagctgcagaagCCCAGGCAACAGTCCGCGTGGTTGCGAgacttcctgcactgctgcctggagagggaggaggacagGCGCTGGTCTGCCCAGGAACTCCTGCAG CATCCATTTGTAACATCAGCCAAGCCGACCTCCGACCTGACGCCTCTGATCGTGGCAACGCAGCAGTTTATGGCCGACAGGAGATACTAG